Proteins from a genomic interval of Helicobacter pylori Shi112:
- the eno gene encoding phosphopyruvate hydratase produces MLTIKDIHALEVMDSRGNPTIQASVILSDNTKASAIVPSGASTGKREALELRDNDKTRFLGKGVLRACENVNSVIKHHLIGLEAINQAFVDERLRALDGTPNYANLGANAVLGVSMALARASAKALNLPLYRYLGGANALTLPVPMLNIINGGTHANNSIDFQEYMIMPLGFESFREALRASAEVYHTLKELLDGKNQLTSVGDEGGFAPNFNNNVEPLEVISQAIEKAGYKLGEEIALALDVASSELVDENFNYHLKGENKILDSHELVAYYKKLVAKYPIVSIEDGLSEDDWEGWAFLSKELGRQIQLVGDDLFVTNASLLQKGIEKNIANAILIKPNQIGTISETLETIRLAKHHAYQCVMSHRSGESEDSFIADFAVALNTGEIKTGSTARSERIAKYNRLLEIEHELKGGIYIGKELFKHG; encoded by the coding sequence ATGCTAACCATTAAAGATATTCATGCTTTAGAAGTGATGGATAGTAGGGGCAATCCTACCATTCAAGCCAGCGTGATTTTAAGCGATAACACTAAAGCGAGCGCGATTGTGCCTAGCGGAGCGAGCACCGGTAAAAGAGAAGCGTTAGAATTAAGGGACAATGACAAAACCCGTTTTTTGGGTAAAGGGGTTTTAAGGGCATGCGAAAATGTCAATAGCGTGATCAAACACCATTTAATAGGGCTTGAAGCGATCAATCAAGCCTTTGTGGATGAGAGGTTAAGGGCTTTAGACGGCACGCCTAATTACGCTAATTTAGGGGCGAACGCTGTTTTGGGCGTTTCTATGGCGTTAGCAAGGGCTAGCGCGAAGGCTTTAAATCTGCCATTATACCGCTATTTAGGGGGGGCTAACGCTTTGACTTTGCCTGTGCCGATGCTCAATATCATTAACGGCGGAACGCATGCGAATAATTCCATAGACTTTCAAGAATACATGATCATGCCTTTAGGGTTTGAGAGTTTTAGAGAAGCCTTAAGAGCGAGCGCGGAAGTCTATCACACGCTTAAAGAACTTTTAGATGGAAAGAATCAGCTCACAAGCGTGGGCGATGAGGGGGGTTTTGCGCCTAATTTTAACAACAATGTAGAACCCCTTGAAGTCATTTCTCAAGCCATTGAAAAAGCCGGCTATAAATTAGGCGAAGAAATAGCGCTCGCTTTAGATGTAGCGAGCAGCGAATTGGTGGATGAAAATTTCAATTACCATTTAAAGGGTGAAAATAAGATTCTAGATTCGCATGAATTAGTGGCTTATTATAAAAAGTTGGTGGCAAAATACCCGATTGTGTCTATTGAAGATGGTTTGAGCGAAGACGATTGGGAGGGTTGGGCGTTTTTAAGCAAGGAATTAGGGCGTCAAATCCAGTTAGTGGGCGATGATTTGTTTGTAACGAACGCAAGCCTCTTGCAAAAAGGCATTGAAAAAAACATCGCAAACGCCATTTTGATCAAACCCAATCAAATCGGCACCATTAGTGAGACTTTGGAAACCATAAGATTAGCCAAACACCATGCCTATCAATGCGTGATGAGTCATAGAAGCGGGGAGAGTGAAGACAGCTTTATCGCTGATTTTGCTGTTGCACTCAATACGGGAGAAATCAAAACCGGATCCACCGCAAGGAGCGAAAGGATCGCTAAATACAACCGCCTTTTAGAGATTGAGCATGAATTAAAAGGGGGGATTTATATCGGTAAAGAGTTGTTTAAGCATGGCTAG